From the genome of Populus alba chromosome 10, ASM523922v2, whole genome shotgun sequence, one region includes:
- the LOC118033513 gene encoding E3 ubiquitin-protein ligase AIRP2, which produces MLFSLYRNISYWFLGAFSLREMEMMCYQLTNSSYEDSLKVLEADIQHANALAAAIPKDKGGARLRMKLAYNQWAPLFFFLLQRIDCSYFCLLPRYLNFFHVLVYKVYTDGRPSLSKHGRKATVQEFYGVILPSLHRLNSNLEELGDVKGENYGMESLGKKVEGDNRLANIDLEREDECGICLEPCTKMVLPNCCHAMCIKCYHNWNTRSESCPFCRGSLKRVNSEDLWVLTCNSEVVDTKAISKEDLLRFYLYINSLPKDYPDALFLVYYEYLI; this is translated from the exons ATGTTGTTTTCTCTTTATCGAAACATCAGCTACTGGTTTTTGGGGGCTTTCAGTTTGAGGGAGATGGAGATGATGTGTTATCAGTTGACCAACTCATCTTACGAAGATTCCCTTAAAGTTTTGGAGGCTGATATTCAGCATGCTAATGCTTT GGCTGCTGCAATTCCAAAGGACAAGGGTGGAGCACGCCTGCGGATGAAATTAGCTTACAATCAGTGggctcctctctttttctttctgctACAAAGAATAGATTGTTCTTATTTTTGCCTGCTCCCCAGATATCTAAATTTCTTTCATGTACTAGTATATAAG GTGTATACTGATGGTAGACCAAGCCTATCTAAGCATGGAAGGAAAGCAACAGTTCAGGAATTCTATG GCGTTATATTGCCGTCTCTTCATCGGCTTAATAGTAACTTAGAAGAGCTGGGGGATGTTAAAGGAGAGAATTATGGCATGGAGAGTTTGGGAAAAAAGGTGGAAGGAGATAACAGGCTTGCCAATATTGATTTAGAGAGGGAAGATGAATGTGGAATTTGTTTGGAGCCCTGCACCAAAATGGTCTTGCCTAACTGTTGTCATGCAATGTGCATCAAATGCTACCACAATTG GAACACAAGGTCGGAGTCCTGCCCTTTTTGCCGTGGCAGCTTAAAGAGAGTTAACTCGGAAGACTTGTGGGTTCTCACTTGTAACAGTGAAGTTGTTGACACGAAAGCGATTTCCAAAGAGGATTTGTTGCGGTTCTACCTCTACATCAATAGCTTGCCAAAAGATTATCCTGATGCTCTTTTCTTAGTGTATTATGAGTACCTAATATGA